From the Chryseobacterium sp. G0201 genome, the window CATTACCCGGTACATTATCTAAGTTTTTAGTATTATCAAAAATTCTAAGCTCAGTAGTAGAAAAGTCTTCTACCTCTTTTTTTAAAGTTTTAATATTTCCACTTTCATTATATGTAAGAGTTAGAATCTTATTCATATTATCATACTCCCATTTACCTGAAAATGAATCAAGCAAATTACAACTCCCTGAAGATGGTGTATCATATCTCTCGTAAACACCAGATAAATCATTGTTCACAAGTAATTGTCCTTTTCTTTCGCAATCATTTAAAGGATATGTTTTTCCCTTAGATTCATACCTTGCAGGTTTCCAAACTCCATTAATATTTGGGGTTTCAATCACTGTAGTACCTCTTTCATCATCATTACTACAAGAAACGATGCTCATTATAGCAATTAGCCCAATAATAAATTTCATAAATATAAATATTTTATCAATTTTAAAAAAAAATATTCCTGTAATACTACAGGAATATTTCCAGATATTCTTAATTAATTAGAAAACATCCCAGAAAACCTTTGTCGTAACTTGGTCTCCTCCTATTTTCTGTGCTGCTGCAGTAACATTATTTTTATTTAATAAATACTCCTGATCAGAATATTTCATTCTTACCGGAACATCATCTACAGTTGAATCAGCAGGATTCACAAATACCGGGTAATCCAATCTTCTTGCAAAGTTCCAAGCCTGGAAACCTTTATTGAACATTGCTACCCATGCCTGGAATCCAATTGACTGTTTCCAATTTGCTGCATTGTACGGGTTTGCTGCAATAAAAGCCACTGCATTCGTAGAACTGATACCATATTCTGTCATCGAAGCTGTGATTGCGGCGGCATATAGAGCAGCTGCAGTACCTCCAACATTATATCCACGGGCTGCTGCTTCTGCTCTTAGGAATGAAATTTCTGTATAATCTAATAGAAATCCCTGTGCATTAGGCGTAATTAACATATACGCTCCATCTGATCCTGTTTCGGCATTCCCATTAACATCGGTTTTTGGTGATGTCATATGAGAATAACCTGCAAAAGAGTTATTAGACCCATAAATTCCTCCTTTATAAACACCTCCAATTTTTGTGAACCATCTATCTCTTCTCGGGTCACTTGTGGCATTCATTCTATCAACTAGTAGATCTGAAGGAATAAAATCATTTCTTCCAGATTGTATTGCCTCTTGATAAACAGGGTTAGCAAATAAACCTGAAGGAAAAGTAGATAATCCCCAACTATCCTCTTTAATATCGAATAAACCAGCATTGTATGCTGCTTCTGCATAAGTTTTTGACAAAGCCGGCTCTACATCCGCTAAAGTAACAGCTAACCTGAATTTTAAAGAATTTGCCATCTTTTTCCATTTAGCCATATTTCCATTATAGAAAATATCATCTGTATATCCACTTTGATTAGTATTAATCATTGCGTTGGCAGCATCAATTCTTTTAATTAAATCAAGATAGATTGTCTTCGCATCATCATAAGGAATTTCAGAGGCATTATTTGGATTTCCTGCAACTGCTTTTAAGGCTCCAAAATAAGGAACATCTCCATAAGTATCAACCAAATTAGCCCAAGCATAAACACTTATTAATTCAATGATTGCCTCATTATTACTTTTTTTAACAGCATCTAGTCCTTCATTTTGAAGAAATTGTTTAGCATCTCTTAAGGCAGATAATACACCAGGAGAATGTACTATGGCAGAACTTGATGCCATCATCCTATTATAATGATTTCTAGGAATTGGCCTTGTTACCATATCATAATTGGACTCATCAATATAAGTTGTTTGTGCCCATTGTTGTGTGAAAAATCTTGATATATTGTTGTTCACATTTGGTGTTAGTAACTGAGATATCAATTCCTGCTCTGCACTTGCCACCAATAATCCGGAAGGGACTACTGTCGGGTGCTTTGGATCTTCATTCAATGAAGTAATGTCGCTTTCACAAGAGTTTGTAACGACTGTTAAAGAAAGTATGCTAAGTATTAAAAATATTTTTTTCATTTTCTAGAATTTTAATGTTACGTTGATACCCAAATCACGCGTTGTTGGTAATACTCCAATCGAGTTTCCTTTTGAAGCAAGACCATTTCCTGTTCCCGTTTCCGGATCTGCATAAGGTAAATTCTTGTGAATAATCCAAAGGTTTCTTCCCACTAAAGAAATTTTAACTTCCTGGAAAGATGTATTTGCTAATATAGATTTAGGAAGACTATAACCAATACTTGCTTCTCTTAGCTTAACATATGATGCATCATATACAAACCTTGAGTTTGGCATTCTTCTGTATCCATCAACATTTCCAAAAGTATCTGGAGCAGTTGTTGGTGTTGTATTTACCTGCCCGTTCGGATTTACACCAGGGTTTATTACCCCTGCAGTTCTATAATCTCCCACAGCTGTCTCTTCATATAAACCTGTTGCAAGTCCATAATACATATCTGTTGAGAATACATCACCCCCATGTTTTATATCAATTAGGAAGCTTAATGATAAACCTTTATAGCTGAAACTGTTTCTTATACCACCAATCCAGTCTGGTGTAATATTACCAATTACCTGATTAGGATTTGTCAAATACCTACCAGTTGTAGGATTTACTACTTTTTCTCCATTTAGATAGACATAATCAGAACCAACAATAGCTCCGAAAGCTTCGCCAACTCTTGCGTTCAAAGAAACTCCTCCCTGATAAGAAGCTAATAAGTAGTTTTGAGAATCTCCGTATAATGATACCACTTCATTTTCATTCTTAGACCAGTTTACATCAATATCCCATTTAAAATTATCACTTTTCAAAGGAGTACCATTTAACTGAACCTCAATACCTTTGTTGTTAATTTGTCCCGCATTTACAAGGAAAGTTCTATAACCAGTAGCTGAAGAAACCGGAAGATTAATGATCTGGTTAAGCGTTCGGGTTTTATAAACTGCAACATCAAAACCTAATCTGTTTTTAAAGAACTGAGCCTCCATACCAAATTCTACCTCTTTAGATCTCTGTGGTTTTAGGTCTGGATTAGCCAAGAAATATGACTGATCAACAAGTCCTGTATTACTACCAAAACCACCTCTTACTCTATATGTATTTTGAAGTCTGTAGTTTTCTGTTGAAGATCCAACTTCTGCATAATTACCACGTATTTTCCAAAAGCTCAAGAAACTTGGTTTTATTAATTCTGAAAGAATTAAAGATCCTGTAACTGACGGATAGGCATATGAATTATTTCCTTTCGGTAAGTTAGAACTTTGATCCGCTCTGATGGTACCATCTACATATAACAAATTTTTATACCCAAATGAAGCAGTTGCATAAACTCCTGATGTTAACCATTTAGAATAATTTTCATCTGGTGGAATAATAGGACTTGCTGAATTTGAAATTGCAAATAAACCTGGAGTAGCTAAACCACCTTCTGTACTTGCATATACATTATCAATTAAATTTCGTCTTACGTTTCCTCCAACAATACCACTTACATTTAAATCACTAGTGATATCAAATTTATAATTTAAGAATAAATCAAAATTTGTTTCAGTTGTACGAATATCCTGACGAGAATATCCTGAAGTCACATTGTTTCCAGAAGCACCAAAAGCTTGAGGTAATGAACCGTTCATCAATCTTTCCTCGATTGTCATTTGCATTTGATCATAGGCAAGTTTTCCGGTAATTCCAATATTTTTTGTAATATCATACTTTAATTGAGCATAACTAAAACTTCTCGTTCTCGTATCTGACTGATAGTTTTGATATCTTTGGAAATAAGGATTATTCCAGAACTGAGGAGTTCCGTCAGAACCTGATGTTCTGTTCCATGTAAGATTTGAGTTATTTCTCTCGTATGCATTTCTTAAGTCATAAACATCAACATTGGTTTGCCACCATTGTCTGAACCCACTAACTATGTTATCAGAATATCCAGTTTCATTTCTACCTTTTGTATCCTGAATCGTTAATGTTGAGAATACGCTTGCATGTAATTTATCTGTAAAATCATAATTGAATTTAGCTGATATACTATTTTTTCTTAAATCTGAATTGGGTAATAATCCATTAGAAAGCATATTTGTATATGAAAGGGAAACATTAGATGACTTACTTCCTTTTTCTAATGAGATTGTATTAACATATGTAACTGGTGTTTCAAAAAATTTAATTGGTCCGTTTTTAGCAGCCTGCCAAGGAGTAGCCTGTCCGTAAGTTGGTGAATCCGGGTTATAAGAATCCCATTGTCTTACCAATATATTTGGATTAAATTCAGCACCATAAGAGGCATCTTCTGTAAAAGGAGTTTGAAGCTCTCCAGTATCTGGGTCGTGATTAAAATATTCAGTACCATCACCATAGACCTTACCATAACCAGCACCGTATCTCGACTGATATTTAGGGAAAGTAGATTTATCAATAAATCCAGCTGTTATTCCCGAATTAAGAGTTACCCCCCAACTTCCGTCTTGTTTTCCACGACCGTTTTTAGTAACAATTAAAATAACCCCATCACTACCACGTTCTCCATAAAGTGCCGATGCAGCAGCACCTTTTAGTACGTTGATACTTTCTATATCATCCTGATTGATATCTGATAAAAAGTTACCATAATCAAAAGTTGACCCAGAAACAGTCCCGTTATTCACAGGAGATCCATCAATTACAATAAGAGGACTTCCTCCACTTAAAGACTTATATCCTCTGATTAATAAGTTGGCAGAACCTCCAAAGTTGTTGTTTGTGTTAACCTGTAAACCCGAAACTTTACCAGAAAGTAGCGAAGCAACGTTTCCTGTGTTTGTAGTACCGCCAGTAAGAGCCTCAGCTTTAACTTCTTCTGACGCATAACCAAGAGACTTTTTCTCTCTTTTAATACCAAGTGCAGTAACTACTACACCTTCGATGTCTTGTGTTTTTAGAGTATCTTTCTTCTTTTCCTGAGCATTAGCAACAGCCAAAGACGAAGATATTACTAATACAAGCACACCTGCTGTTAGTTTCTTCATATCAAATTATTTTTTTGTACCGTACAAATTTGTAAAACTTTCTTAAGAATACAAAGCAAAACCTTAAAAAATTGTTATTTTTATCATAGTTCTTATAAATTTCGTATTTTTACAATATTAAAAATGTTAATTTTTGTGGAATTATTAAAAAAATGGACAAATCTTTACATCGAAGCAGGGTGTGATGAAGTCGGTAGAGGGTGTTTATGTGGTCCGGTGGTAGCTGCAGCTGTCATTTTGGATGATAATTTTAAGCAAAATTTAGTTAATGACTCTAAAAAGTTAAATTTTAAAACCAGAATGGAGCTTGACAGCTACATTAAAGATAATGTTAAAAGTTATGCAATTGCAGAGCTTCCGCCAGAATTTATAGATCAGCATAATATATTGAATGCCAGCATTCACGCAATGCATATAGCGTTGGATAAATTAACGATAAGACCAGAACTTATTTTAGTAGACGGAAATAGATTTCATCCTTATAATTACATCCCACATCAATGTATTATTAAAGGAGATTCAAAGGTATTGTCAATTGCGGCAGCGTCTATTTTGGCAAAGAATTATAGAGATAAATTGATGATCGAGCTCCATGAAGAGCATCCTGAATATGGATGGAATACCAACTTCGGATATGCCACAAAAAAACATCAGGAAGCCCTGATAAAGCATGGTCCGACGAAATATCACAGACAATCTTTCAGGCTTAAATATGATTAAAGACTTAAGGTCGATGAATTATGGATTTTCAAATCAAACGTAGTTTAATTTAAAATACATCTAAATAAACAAAAAGGAGTAGATAAATCTACTCCTTTTTTATGTTTTAACAAATATTATTTCTTTTTCTTTTGTTGCTCTACTGCACTTTGCTGTTGCTGAGCTTTTTCCATCATCTCTCGCATTTTCTTCTGGAATTTACCTTCCGATTTTGGCTTTTCTTTATTAGCCTGAATCTGTGCATGAATTTTCTTTTCATCCAGAATCACATATTTAATCACTAAAATAATTAAGATGTTGATCGCATTCGAGATAAAATAATACCAAGAAAGACCGGATGCTGAAGTATTAAGGAAGAACAAGAACGTAATTGGGAAAATATACATTAACACTTTCATGTTCGGCATACCTTCCTGTTGTGGCTGCTGCATATTCCCTGAAGTCATTACCGTATAGATTAAAATTACAACAGTACATGCCAAAGCAAACATACTTAAATGATCTCCTAGGAAAGGGATTTTAAATGGTAATTTAATCAAGTCATCATAAGCCGTTAGATCTTTTGCAAACCAAAATCCCTGTCCTCTCAAATCAATAAAGTTCGGGAAGAAACGGAATAAGGCATAGAAAATTGGAATTTGCACCAATGCCGGAAGACATCCCGCCATCTGATTCACTCCTGCTTTTCGGTAGATCTCCATCGTAGCCTGTTGCTTTTTCATAGGATCTGCATCCTTGAACTTCGCATTAGCTTCATCAATTTCAGGACGAATTACCTTCATCATCGCACTCAACTTATGTTGCTTATACATAATTGGCGATAAAATTAACTTCACAATGATTGTCAATATAAAAATTACCCAGCCTGCTGCAATTCCCCAAGATGCAATTAAATTATACATCGGCATGAAGAATCCACGGTTCATCCAACCTATAAACGACCATCCTAATGGTAAAATCTCGTCAAAGTTTTTATCGTATGATTTTAATAATGGTAAATCCAATGGTAAGAAGTACCATGTAAAGTCTTGATTTAATTCACTTCCGGTCATTTGAACAAAACCTTCATAGTTTAGTTTTTTCAAATATTCACCTTCTTCAACGGTCTCCTGATTTCCTTTACTGTGTGTAAATCCGTTTTTAGCTTCAATTACTGAAGAGAAGAACTGTTGTTTTACACCGATCCAGTTAAGGGTTTCTTTTTCCTCCTCCATTGTTGTTCTTCCGTCATAATCATAGTCTTTATAATTATTGAAAGCATAAGAGAATTCTGAGTGAGACTGCTCCTGAGCTCTACCTTTTTCAAGATTTCTTACATTATAATCCCAGATAAAATCTGCTTTAGTATCAGATGTAACTTTAGCAAGACCTTGAGATCTTACTTTAAAATCTACTGTGTATTTATCTAATAAAGTATAAATGAACTGAATAACCGCTCCATTATAATTAGCCGTCAAAGTCACAGCGTTTCCGTTAACTGTCGGAGAGAAAACTAAATCTTTAGTATTGATTACTTTCCCTGTTTTATCCTTAAACTGAAAACCGTAGTTTGAGTTATTTTTAGTAATAAGATAAAGAGGAAGATCCGCTCTGTCACTTTTGTGATCGTAAGCCTTATATTTTAAAAGTTCTACTTTAGAAACTTGTCCTCCCAAGCTTGAAAATTCCAATTTCAATTCATTGTTTGCCAAATTTGCAGTCTGAATTGCATTAGGAGTTACATTTGGATTGATATTGCTTGCCTGAGTTTGTTTTACAGCATTTTTAACTTGTTCAGTTTTTTGTTGCTGAGCTTTTACCTCTTCCTCTTTCGATTGTTTGTTTTGGAAATAAAACATAAAACCAAAGAGTACCAAACATAAAACCGCAAAACTAATCATTTGACTTTTATCGAGTCCGTTGTTCTGTTGCATTTTATTTTAATTAAATTTTTTACCTATTTAAATATGTAGCCATGCTACATTTCGAGTCGACAAAAATACTGTTTTTTTATCAAAACTCTATGCTATAATATATTACTATATAATAAACTCAAGCTGATAATAATCAACCTGAGTTTATATATGACGTTTGTAATTAAATAATTACCTTATTTTTTCTCACAAGCCTTAATAAAAGCTTTGAATAAAGGATGCGGTGTTGCAACCGTACTCTTGTATTCAGGGTGATACTGTACCCCAACATAGAATGGGTGATCCGGCATCTCAAGTGCTTCTACCAATCCTGTTTCTGGGTTTGTACCTGTTGCTAAGAAACCATTCTTTTCGAATTCCTGAAGATAATCACTATTGAATTCATAACGGTGACGGTGTCTTTCAGAAATATTCTTAGCTCCGTAGATATCATATAATTTAGAAGCATTTTTCAATGAACATTTCCAAGCACCAAGACGCATTGTACCTCCTTTATCCACAACATTTTTCTGCTCTTCCATGATTGAAATTACAGGATCCGGTGTAGATGTATCAAATTCCATTGAGTTCGCTTTCACATGTCCAAGAACATTTCTAGCAAATTCAATTGTCATGATCTGCATTCCTAAACAGATTCCCAACATTGGAACTTTATTTTCTCTTGCATATTGAGCAGTAAGAACTTTACCTTCAATTCCTCTGTCACCAAAACCTGGGGCAACAAGAATTCCATCAACACCTTGCAAAGTTTCTTTAATATTTTCAGCAGTAATATCTCCACTATATACCCATCTTACTTTCACTTCAGTTTCAAGGCTCGCTCCTGCATGTTTGAAAGCTTCAGCAATAGAAATATAAGAATCCTGCAGAGAAATATATTTACCTACCAATGCAATTTCTACAGTTCTTTTAGGGTTTTTGAATTTTTTAAGGAAAGTTTTCCAATCTTTAAGATCAGCTTCTTTATCATTTTTAAGATCTAATTCTTTTAAAACTACATCATCAAAATTTTGTTTCTGAAGGTACATCGGAACTTCATAGATCGTTTCCAAATCTTTACATTCAATCACATTATCTAAAGAAACATTACAGAATTGAGCCAATTTCGCTCTCTGATCTTTTGGAATGTTGTGTTCCGTTCTACAAACTAAAACATCTGCCATAATTCCGCTTTCCATCAACTGACGAACAGAATGCTGAGATGGTTTTGTTTTCAATTCTCCACTTGAAGCCAGATATGGCAATAAAGTCAAGTGAATCACCATAGAATTTTTCTCACCCAATTCCCACTTCAACTGACGAACAGTTTCAATGTATGGTAAAGATTCAATATCTCCCACAGTTCCACCGATCTCAGTAATGATGATATCGTAATTCTGCTTAGATAAAATTTTAATTCTACGCTTAATTTCGTTCGTGATATGAGGAATTACCTGAACTGTTTTTCCAAGGAAATCTCCTTTTCTTTCTTTATCAATTACAGTCTGGTAGATTTTTCCTGTCGTAACGTTATTATTTTGAGAAGTTGGAGCATCCAAATAACGCTCATAGTGACCTAAATCCAGATCCGTCTCCGCACCATCTTCGGTTACATAGCATTCTCCATGCTCATAAGGGTTTAATGTTCCTGGGTCGATATTGATATAAGGATCTAGTTTTTGGATCGTTACATTAAAGCCGCGTGATTTTAGTAGAAGTCCCAGAGAAGCAGAAACGATTCCCTTTCCCAAAGATGAAGTTACACCTCCTGTCACAAAGATGTACTTTGTATTCTTTTTACTCATTAGATTAGGTTTGTGCAAAGTTAGGGGAAAAAGAAACACAAAGCAATTTTTTACCTTTATGAAATTGTAAAACATGCCTCTATCATTTATAAATCCTGATGAAAAAATTTATCTATATTTGATCTCAACAAACACAAAAAGCCATAACCATAATGATTTCGGTATATAAACTCAAACCAAAATTCCAGCAGCTGCTCACTCCTATTTTATTATTTTTAAATAAAAAGAAAATTACAGCCAATCAAATTACAATCAGTTCTATTTTGTTATCTTTCATTATTGGAGTCTTATTTTGGAATGCAGATGCTTCAAATTGGTTTTTCCTGAGCTTACCGATCGGATTATTGATAAGAATGGCTTTGAATGCGCTGGACGGGATGATGGCAAGAAAATTCAATCAAACGAGTAAATTAGGTGAAGTTTTAAATGAAGTTGGCGATATTATTTCAGATGTCATTATATTTTTTCCTTTACTAAAATTTCAGCCGGAGAGTTTATATTTAATTATCCTCTTCATTATTTTAAGCATCATTAATGAATTTGCAGGATTGATCGGAAAAGTAGTCGGAAAAGAACGTCGTTATGATGGACCGATGGGAAAAAGTGACCGTGCTTTGATTTTGGGACTGTATGGATTGATCCTATTTTTTGGAGCTAATATTTCAAATTATTCTCAATATATATTTGGACTGATTATTTTATTACTTCTCATCAGCACGTATACCCGACTTAAAAAATCTCTCCATGAAGCCTGAAGAAAATAAATTCGCAGATGTTCCTTTACGCGTAAAAACATGGGTTTACATTATCCTAGTTTTCGCGCTCGGAATTTCTCATCCTTTAGCAATGAAGATATTTGTTTCATGGATCAGTTTTCAATGTTTTTTTGAATTTTTGAGAATGTTTAAAGTGAAAACAAACAAAATTATTCTTTCAATTTTTGTTGGAATTTCACAGTTATTTTTATTGTATTTTTTGAATATTGAACATTATTTCCTTTATAGTTTAGCTCTATCAATCACTATACTATTATCTTTTTTACTATTAAAATCATCTGGAAAACAATTTTCAGGAATAGTAATAGGTTTAATGGTTTGCCTTTTTGCTTTTCCACATTTAGCTTTTATCAGAGAAAATATTTCAGGAATTTATTCAATCATTTTTATCGTTGTTGTCACTGAACTCAATGATGTTTTTCAATATGTAATGGGTAAATTCTTCGGAAAACATAAAATCGTTCCGAAGATCAGTCCTAATAAAACGTTGGAAGGATTTCTCGGAGGAGTATTTTTAACAATCATATTGAGTAATATTTTAGGTTTCTTTTTATTAAATTCTACTATTCTCATCAATACAGTTTTAGGATTAATATTAGGAATTTCAGGATTTTGCGGAGATATTTTCATGTCTTGTCTAAAAAGAAAAACAGACGTAAAAGACACCGGAAATTTACTGCCCGGACATGGTGGATTATTAGATAGAATTGACAGTTTGATCTTCAACGCCCCAATTTTTTTCTGGCTCCTTCCCTTTCTTTTAAAGATGTAA encodes:
- a CDS encoding lipocalin family protein, with the protein product MKFIIGLIAIMSIVSCSNDDERGTTVIETPNINGVWKPARYESKGKTYPLNDCERKGQLLVNNDLSGVYERYDTPSSGSCNLLDSFSGKWEYDNMNKILTLTYNESGNIKTLKKEVEDFSTTELRIFDNTKNLDNVPGNDEASLVFVKQ
- a CDS encoding SusC/RagA family TonB-linked outer membrane protein → MKKLTAGVLVLVISSSLAVANAQEKKKDTLKTQDIEGVVVTALGIKREKKSLGYASEEVKAEALTGGTTNTGNVASLLSGKVSGLQVNTNNNFGGSANLLIRGYKSLSGGSPLIVIDGSPVNNGTVSGSTFDYGNFLSDINQDDIESINVLKGAAASALYGERGSDGVILIVTKNGRGKQDGSWGVTLNSGITAGFIDKSTFPKYQSRYGAGYGKVYGDGTEYFNHDPDTGELQTPFTEDASYGAEFNPNILVRQWDSYNPDSPTYGQATPWQAAKNGPIKFFETPVTYVNTISLEKGSKSSNVSLSYTNMLSNGLLPNSDLRKNSISAKFNYDFTDKLHASVFSTLTIQDTKGRNETGYSDNIVSGFRQWWQTNVDVYDLRNAYERNNSNLTWNRTSGSDGTPQFWNNPYFQRYQNYQSDTRTRSFSYAQLKYDITKNIGITGKLAYDQMQMTIEERLMNGSLPQAFGASGNNVTSGYSRQDIRTTETNFDLFLNYKFDITSDLNVSGIVGGNVRRNLIDNVYASTEGGLATPGLFAISNSASPIIPPDENYSKWLTSGVYATASFGYKNLLYVDGTIRADQSSNLPKGNNSYAYPSVTGSLILSELIKPSFLSFWKIRGNYAEVGSSTENYRLQNTYRVRGGFGSNTGLVDQSYFLANPDLKPQRSKEVEFGMEAQFFKNRLGFDVAVYKTRTLNQIINLPVSSATGYRTFLVNAGQINNKGIEVQLNGTPLKSDNFKWDIDVNWSKNENEVVSLYGDSQNYLLASYQGGVSLNARVGEAFGAIVGSDYVYLNGEKVVNPTTGRYLTNPNQVIGNITPDWIGGIRNSFSYKGLSLSFLIDIKHGGDVFSTDMYYGLATGLYEETAVGDYRTAGVINPGVNPNGQVNTTPTTAPDTFGNVDGYRRMPNSRFVYDASYVKLREASIGYSLPKSILANTSFQEVKISLVGRNLWIIHKNLPYADPETGTGNGLASKGNSIGVLPTTRDLGINVTLKF
- a CDS encoding CDP-alcohol phosphatidyltransferase family protein — protein: MISVYKLKPKFQQLLTPILLFLNKKKITANQITISSILLSFIIGVLFWNADASNWFFLSLPIGLLIRMALNALDGMMARKFNQTSKLGEVLNEVGDIISDVIIFFPLLKFQPESLYLIILFIILSIINEFAGLIGKVVGKERRYDGPMGKSDRALILGLYGLILFFGANISNYSQYIFGLIILLLLISTYTRLKKSLHEA
- a CDS encoding ribonuclease HII — translated: MELLKKWTNLYIEAGCDEVGRGCLCGPVVAAAVILDDNFKQNLVNDSKKLNFKTRMELDSYIKDNVKSYAIAELPPEFIDQHNILNASIHAMHIALDKLTIRPELILVDGNRFHPYNYIPHQCIIKGDSKVLSIAAASILAKNYRDKLMIELHEEHPEYGWNTNFGYATKKHQEALIKHGPTKYHRQSFRLKYD
- a CDS encoding phosphatidate cytidylyltransferase codes for the protein MKPEENKFADVPLRVKTWVYIILVFALGISHPLAMKIFVSWISFQCFFEFLRMFKVKTNKIILSIFVGISQLFLLYFLNIEHYFLYSLALSITILLSFLLLKSSGKQFSGIVIGLMVCLFAFPHLAFIRENISGIYSIIFIVVVTELNDVFQYVMGKFFGKHKIVPKISPNKTLEGFLGGVFLTIILSNILGFFLLNSTILINTVLGLILGISGFCGDIFMSCLKRKTDVKDTGNLLPGHGGLLDRIDSLIFNAPIFFWLLPFLLKM
- a CDS encoding SusD/RagB family nutrient-binding outer membrane lipoprotein produces the protein MKKIFLILSILSLTVVTNSCESDITSLNEDPKHPTVVPSGLLVASAEQELISQLLTPNVNNNISRFFTQQWAQTTYIDESNYDMVTRPIPRNHYNRMMASSSAIVHSPGVLSALRDAKQFLQNEGLDAVKKSNNEAIIELISVYAWANLVDTYGDVPYFGALKAVAGNPNNASEIPYDDAKTIYLDLIKRIDAANAMINTNQSGYTDDIFYNGNMAKWKKMANSLKFRLAVTLADVEPALSKTYAEAAYNAGLFDIKEDSWGLSTFPSGLFANPVYQEAIQSGRNDFIPSDLLVDRMNATSDPRRDRWFTKIGGVYKGGIYGSNNSFAGYSHMTSPKTDVNGNAETGSDGAYMLITPNAQGFLLDYTEISFLRAEAAARGYNVGGTAAALYAAAITASMTEYGISSTNAVAFIAANPYNAANWKQSIGFQAWVAMFNKGFQAWNFARRLDYPVFVNPADSTVDDVPVRMKYSDQEYLLNKNNVTAAAQKIGGDQVTTKVFWDVF
- a CDS encoding CTP synthase, which codes for MSKKNTKYIFVTGGVTSSLGKGIVSASLGLLLKSRGFNVTIQKLDPYINIDPGTLNPYEHGECYVTEDGAETDLDLGHYERYLDAPTSQNNNVTTGKIYQTVIDKERKGDFLGKTVQVIPHITNEIKRRIKILSKQNYDIIITEIGGTVGDIESLPYIETVRQLKWELGEKNSMVIHLTLLPYLASSGELKTKPSQHSVRQLMESGIMADVLVCRTEHNIPKDQRAKLAQFCNVSLDNVIECKDLETIYEVPMYLQKQNFDDVVLKELDLKNDKEADLKDWKTFLKKFKNPKRTVEIALVGKYISLQDSYISIAEAFKHAGASLETEVKVRWVYSGDITAENIKETLQGVDGILVAPGFGDRGIEGKVLTAQYARENKVPMLGICLGMQIMTIEFARNVLGHVKANSMEFDTSTPDPVISIMEEQKNVVDKGGTMRLGAWKCSLKNASKLYDIYGAKNISERHRHRYEFNSDYLQEFEKNGFLATGTNPETGLVEALEMPDHPFYVGVQYHPEYKSTVATPHPLFKAFIKACEKK
- the yidC gene encoding membrane protein insertase YidC, whose product is MQQNNGLDKSQMISFAVLCLVLFGFMFYFQNKQSKEEEVKAQQQKTEQVKNAVKQTQASNINPNVTPNAIQTANLANNELKLEFSSLGGQVSKVELLKYKAYDHKSDRADLPLYLITKNNSNYGFQFKDKTGKVINTKDLVFSPTVNGNAVTLTANYNGAVIQFIYTLLDKYTVDFKVRSQGLAKVTSDTKADFIWDYNVRNLEKGRAQEQSHSEFSYAFNNYKDYDYDGRTTMEEEKETLNWIGVKQQFFSSVIEAKNGFTHSKGNQETVEEGEYLKKLNYEGFVQMTGSELNQDFTWYFLPLDLPLLKSYDKNFDEILPLGWSFIGWMNRGFFMPMYNLIASWGIAAGWVIFILTIIVKLILSPIMYKQHKLSAMMKVIRPEIDEANAKFKDADPMKKQQATMEIYRKAGVNQMAGCLPALVQIPIFYALFRFFPNFIDLRGQGFWFAKDLTAYDDLIKLPFKIPFLGDHLSMFALACTVVILIYTVMTSGNMQQPQQEGMPNMKVLMYIFPITFLFFLNTSASGLSWYYFISNAINILIILVIKYVILDEKKIHAQIQANKEKPKSEGKFQKKMREMMEKAQQQQSAVEQQKKKK